A genome region from Carya illinoinensis cultivar Pawnee chromosome 2, C.illinoinensisPawnee_v1, whole genome shotgun sequence includes the following:
- the LOC122300422 gene encoding translationally-controlled tumor protein homolog: protein MLVYQDLLTGDELLSDSFPYKEIENGILWEVEGKWVVQGAVDVDIGANPSAEGGEDDEGVDDQTVKVVDIVDTFRLQEQPAFDKKQFVTYMKRFIKLLTPKLEGEQQEKFKKNIEAATKFLLSKLSDLQFFVGESMHDDGCLVFAYYKEGATDPTFLYFGHALKEVKC, encoded by the exons ATGTTGGTTTACCAGGACCTCCTCACAG GTGATGAGCTTCTCTCGGACTCGTTTCCATATAAGGAAATCGAGAATGGAATATTGTGGGAAGTTGAGGGAAAG TGGGTTGTTCAAGGAGCTGTTGATGTAGACATTGGTGCAAACCCCTCTGCTGAAGGTGGAGAGGACGATGAGGGTGTTGATGACCAAACTGTTAAGGTGGTTGACATTGTTGACACATTTAGGCTTCAG GAGCAACCTGCTTTTGACAAGAAGCAGTTTGTCACATATATGAAGAGGTTCATCAAGTTGTTGACACCCAAGCTTGAGGGAGAGCAGCAagagaaatttaagaaaaacatTGAGGCAGCAACCAAGTTCCTGCTTTCAAAGCTCAGTGACCTCCAATT TTTTGTGGGGGAGAGCATGCATGATGATGGCTGCCTGGTATTTGCTTACTACAAGGAAGGTGCCACTGACCCGACATTTTTGTACTTTGGCCATGCTTTGAAGGAGGTCAAGTGCTAA